A single window of Motacilla alba alba isolate MOTALB_02 chromosome 12, Motacilla_alba_V1.0_pri, whole genome shotgun sequence DNA harbors:
- the MBD4 gene encoding methyl-CpG-binding domain protein 4: MAAPGAAGRPGGGSRGAAAAERPGPGCGDHGPAAPSAVPRGWQRVSSRRRAGRTAGRIDVYFISPEGKKLRSKRALVEYLQKAGETTLKAADFDFAAPRESTRSGPRGCGTGAARTDLGKDCDCQSEVQGLRAQDGAAVGIQNIQAGSGHLEEAASPQEGADVVVVGTNPEERLQTSRERADGKSGQTRKREKGSERSNPGDPKRQRRISNTRETKRVRRQTDTRGADSQGGAEPGAAPAGAGTALSAAPGARLRAGARLRAAAAWRGELGPLPEEGPRPGGTPAARPEEKPCGLETGPVPGPGGPGEQAGPSDAKEDAEPRDRTSLAAARVSPEESAPRTQVERRKTSPYFSSKYSKEAPSPPRRKALRKWTPPRSPFNLIQETLFHDPWKLLIATIFLNKTSGKMAIPVLWEFLKKYPSPEVARAADWKEMSELLKPLGLYELRAKTIIRFSGEYLSKAWRYPIELHGIGKYGNDSYRIFCVNEWKEVQPQDHKLNVYHTWLWENRERLSID, translated from the exons ATGGcggcgccgggagcggcgggacg ccccgggggcgGCAGTCGAGGCGCGGCGGCGGCTGAacggcccggccccggctgcgGGGACCACGGCCCGGCGGCGCCCAGCGCCGTCCCCCGCGGGTGGCAGCGGGTGAGCAGCCGCAGGCGGGCGGGCAGGACGGCCGGGAGGATCGACGTGTACTTCATAAG CCCTGAAGGGAAGAAGCTGAGGTCAAAACGAGCACTTGTGGAGTATTTGCAGAAAGCTGGGGAGACAaccctgaaagcagcagattttgATTTTGCGGCTCCTCGAGAGAGCACACGCTCAGGACCGAGGGGATGCGGCACGGGAGCCGCGAGGACTGACCTGGGAAAGGACTGTGATTGTCAGAGCGAAGTGCAGGGGCTCCGTGCCCAGGATGGTGCTGCGGTTGGAATTCAGAACATCCAGGCTGGGAGTGGGCACCTGGAAGAGGCTGCGTCTCCTCAGGAGGGCGCAGATGTAGTAGTGGTAGGCACAAACCCAGAGGAGAGGTTGCAAACCAGCAGAGAGAGGGCAGATGGGAAGAGTGGCCAAACTAGGAAACGGGAGAAGGGCTCAGAAAGGAGCAACCCAGGTGACCCCAAGAGGCAGAGAAGAATCTCTAACACACGGGAGACCAAGAGGGTCCGGAGACAGACTGACACGCGTGGGGCTGACAGCCAGGGCGGGGCTGAGCCCGGCGCCGCCCCTGCGGGCGCAGGCACGGCGCTGTCAGCAGCGCCCGGGGCACggctcagggcaggggcacGGCTCAGGGCAGCGGCTGCCTGGCGGGGCGAGCTGGGGCCCCTGCCAGAGGAGGGGCCACGCCCCGGTGGCACTCCTGCTGCACGGCCCGAGGAGAAGCCCTGTGGACTGGAGACAGGGCCGGTGCCAGGCCCGGGGGGCCCGGGTGAGCAGGCTGGTCCCTCTGACGCCAAGGAGGACGCGGAGCCGCGGGACAGGACGAGCTTGGCAGCAGCCAGAGTGTCACCAG AAGAGTCTGCCCCACGAACACAagtggagagaaggaaaacaagtcCCTATTTTTCCAGTAAATACAGCAAAGAAG cccccagcccacccagAAGGAAGGCGCTCAGAAAATGGACTCCTCCACGTTCTCCTTTCAATCTTATCCAGGAAACACTCTTCCATGACCCCTGGAAGCTTCTCATTGCCACCATATTTCTCAACAAAACTTCAG GGAAAATGGCCATTCCAGTGCTCTGGGAGTTCCTGAAGAAGTATCCTTCTCCTGAGGTAGCCAGGGCTGCAGACTGGAAAGAAATGTCAGAGCTGCTCAAACCTCTGGGCCTCTACGAACTCAGAGCCAAAACCATCATCAGGTTCTCAG gtgAGTACCTGAGCAAGGCGTGGCGGTACCCCATCGAGCTGCACGGCATTGGCAAGTACGGCAACGACTCCTACAGGATCTTCTGTGTCAACGAATGGAAGGAG GTGCAGCCGCAGGACCACAAGTTGAACGTGTACCACACGTGGCTGTGGGAGAACCGGGAGAGGCTGAGCATcgactga
- the RPL32 gene encoding 60S ribosomal protein L32, with product MPALRPLVKPKIVKKRTKKFIRHQSDRYVKIKRNWRKPRGIDNRVRRRFKGQILMPNIGYGSNKKTKHMLPTGFRKFLVHNVKELEVLMMSNKSYCAEIAHNVSSKNRKVIVERAAQLAIKITNPNARLRSEENE from the exons ATGCCTGCCCTCAGGCCTCTCGTGAAGCCCAAGATCGTCAAGAAGAGAACCAAGAAGTTCATCCGGCACCAGTCTGACCGCTATGTCAAGATCAAG CGCAACTGGCGCAAACCCAGAGGCATCGACAACAGAGTGCGCCGGCGCTTCAAGGGACAGATCCTGATGCCCAACATCGGCTATGGCAGCAATAAGAAGACAAAACACATGTTGCCCACAGGCTTCAGAAAGTTCCTGGTCCACAACGTGAAAGAGCTGGAAGTGCTGATGATGAGCAACAA GTCCTACTGTGCAGAGATTGCCCACAACGTGTCCTCCAAGAACAGGAAGGTGATCGTGGAGAGAGCCGCGCAGCTCGCCATCAAGATCACCAACCCCAACGCCAGACTGCGCAGCGAGGAGAACGAGtag